In Brevibacillus brevis, a genomic segment contains:
- a CDS encoding DNA topoisomerase III, which translates to MSKTLVLAEKPSVGRDIAKVLQCHKKGNGYFEGDTYIVTWALGHLVTLADPEAYGQQYSSWRIEDLPIMPSPLKLVVIKESNRQFQAVKQQMRRSDVKEIVIATDAGREGELVARWIIEMVHVSKPIKRLWISSVTDKAIRDGFRNLKDGKAYESLYASAAARAEADWLVGINATRALTCKYNAQLSCGRVQTPTLAIVAKREEEIRQFTPKPYYGLTAVAEGPIQLQWQDQQTKDVKTFSKEKADQLLASLKKEAAAEVVEVKWAHKKAFAPQLYDLTELQREANKRYGFSAKETLSIMQSLYEHHKVVTYPRTDSRYLSSDIVETLADRVKAVQMKPYAPHAAKILRSPIKASKAFVDDSKVSDHHAIIPTEQSVLLSDLSDKERKIFDLVVKRFLAVLFPPFEYEQVTIQAKLGKELFIARGKTVLSQGWREVYGHVEEDEDATDGVADQLLPAVEKGNRLRVTAVSQTKGETKPPEPFTEASLLSAMENPAKYMASESKELIKTIGETGGLGTVATRADIIEKLFNSFLFEKRGKHIFVTAKGKQLLELVPDEMQSPTLTAQWEQKLGAIAKGSLNKQAFIGEMKNYAKTVVQQIKNSEKTFRHDNLTRSRCPECNKFLLEVNGKRGKMLVCQDRECGYRKGISRQTNARCPQCHKRLELRGEGEKQMFVCVCGHREKLSTFQERRNKEKGSKVSKREVAQYLKGQDKESDGINSALKDALAKLKLDE; encoded by the coding sequence ATGAGCAAAACACTGGTGCTGGCTGAGAAGCCTTCCGTCGGACGCGACATCGCGAAGGTCTTGCAATGCCACAAAAAAGGAAACGGTTATTTTGAAGGCGATACATATATCGTGACATGGGCCTTGGGGCATCTGGTGACGCTGGCCGACCCCGAGGCGTACGGACAGCAATACAGCTCCTGGCGAATCGAGGATTTGCCGATCATGCCTTCGCCGCTGAAGCTGGTGGTCATCAAGGAAAGCAACCGGCAGTTCCAGGCCGTGAAGCAGCAGATGAGGCGCAGCGACGTCAAAGAAATCGTGATTGCGACAGATGCGGGGCGCGAAGGAGAGCTGGTGGCCCGCTGGATCATCGAGATGGTCCATGTCAGCAAGCCGATCAAGCGGCTCTGGATCTCGTCGGTGACGGACAAAGCGATTCGGGACGGGTTTCGCAATCTGAAGGACGGCAAGGCTTATGAGTCTTTGTACGCCTCCGCCGCCGCCCGTGCGGAAGCAGACTGGCTGGTGGGGATCAATGCTACCCGGGCCCTGACGTGCAAATACAACGCCCAATTGTCTTGCGGACGGGTCCAGACTCCGACGCTGGCGATCGTGGCCAAACGGGAAGAAGAAATCCGCCAGTTCACGCCGAAGCCGTATTACGGACTGACCGCCGTAGCGGAGGGCCCGATCCAGCTGCAGTGGCAGGATCAGCAGACGAAGGACGTCAAAACCTTTTCCAAGGAAAAGGCGGACCAGCTCCTGGCATCGTTGAAAAAAGAAGCAGCGGCGGAAGTGGTCGAGGTGAAGTGGGCTCACAAAAAGGCGTTTGCCCCGCAGCTGTACGACCTCACCGAGCTGCAGCGGGAGGCGAACAAGCGGTACGGCTTTTCCGCGAAGGAGACGCTCTCCATCATGCAGAGCCTCTACGAGCACCACAAAGTCGTCACGTACCCGCGGACCGATTCGCGCTATCTGTCTTCGGATATTGTGGAGACGTTGGCGGATCGGGTAAAGGCCGTGCAGATGAAGCCGTATGCGCCCCATGCCGCGAAAATCTTGCGCAGTCCGATCAAAGCAAGCAAAGCGTTCGTCGACGACAGCAAGGTGTCCGATCACCACGCGATCATCCCGACAGAGCAGTCCGTGCTGCTCAGCGATCTGAGCGACAAGGAACGGAAAATATTCGACCTGGTCGTGAAGCGGTTTTTGGCTGTTCTGTTCCCTCCCTTCGAGTACGAGCAAGTCACCATCCAGGCGAAACTGGGCAAGGAGCTGTTCATCGCCAGAGGAAAAACCGTGCTTTCACAAGGCTGGAGAGAGGTGTACGGACATGTGGAGGAAGACGAGGACGCGACGGATGGCGTAGCGGACCAGCTCCTGCCAGCCGTGGAAAAGGGAAACCGCCTGCGCGTCACTGCCGTATCCCAGACCAAGGGAGAGACGAAGCCGCCGGAGCCGTTTACCGAAGCCAGCTTGCTGTCGGCCATGGAAAATCCCGCGAAATACATGGCGAGCGAGAGCAAGGAGCTGATCAAAACCATCGGAGAAACGGGAGGTCTCGGGACGGTGGCGACCCGCGCCGATATTATCGAGAAGCTGTTTAACAGCTTTTTGTTCGAAAAGCGCGGAAAGCACATCTTCGTGACAGCAAAAGGCAAGCAGCTCCTCGAGCTCGTTCCCGATGAAATGCAGTCTCCTACCTTGACCGCCCAGTGGGAGCAAAAGCTGGGGGCTATTGCCAAAGGAAGTCTGAACAAGCAGGCGTTTATCGGCGAAATGAAGAACTACGCCAAAACGGTCGTCCAACAGATCAAAAACAGCGAAAAGACGTTCCGTCACGACAACCTGACCCGCAGCAGATGTCCAGAGTGCAACAAGTTCCTTTTGGAGGTCAACGGGAAGCGGGGCAAAATGCTGGTGTGCCAGGACCGGGAGTGCGGCTATCGCAAAGGCATTTCCCGGCAGACCAATGCCAGATGCCCGCAATGCCACAAAAGGCTGGAGCTGCGTGGGGAAGGCGAAAAGCAAATGTTCGTCTGCGTCTGCGGCCACAGGGAGAAGCTGAGCACCTTCCAGGAACGCCGGAACAAGGAAAAGGGCAGCAAGGTGTCCAAGAGAGAAGTCGCGCAGTATTTGAAAGGACAGGATAAAGAGTCGGATGGAATCAACTCGGCCCTGAAGGATGCGCTTGCCAAGCTCAAGCTTGACGAGTAA